A genome region from Dolichospermum compactum NIES-806 includes the following:
- a CDS encoding zinc metalloprotease HtpX, with protein MPSYAESCLEAGLAALKQGNYYTAIANLEPLAKNQTEEKIYLQAQVGLVMSYARTGEVSKAIVLCQNLIANSSPQVQEWSKLALEHLHKRKNQQKKSRKPKTGLISGLTNSSQQPQTAYVGADSNTHIQPVSIYWRNARRAKVWQPLRKPNIIPSRLLALFTFMALFWTCREVLKFGLGSINQILYQLPYLEPIQILYRDPSNLILGLFIILMVSSPWLLDWALTRFSGQEELSKEKLNSYSRETVRVLQRACQQRSWTTPQLRILPIAAPMIISYGNLPRTARITVSQGLLEQLADDEIAAIYALSLGQIGRWDFGVMSLVLLVTMPFYGIYQQVSVWGNHHQSKIWRWPGTALAAINYGIWCLFTGTALLNSRLRLYHSDRLSAEITGNPNGLIRALLKISIGVAHDVRLKEQTCWQLESLNLLSPVAYQHSIVLGSSAGHLPFESFLKWENFHPYRQWLTINSCHPAIGDRIERLCEIARHWHLDTELYQTTPSQPILIKPQTFCLQIAPWLGIPLGLLFACLIWLVWQTAYTLHLLNLKWIYDNWSFVTGCMLIGFSIGTVMRINALFPEIIPANVQKDENLINLLADPAILPIDSTKIRFTGKLLGRPGIGNCLAQDLILQTSQGLMKLHHIPWLGKSFNPQDLIGRQITVTGWLRRGATPWIDLQTLETQSGKKIYSPHPIWSTVVAVVAQAWGAYIMLTGS; from the coding sequence ATGCCTTCCTATGCTGAATCATGTTTAGAGGCTGGTTTAGCTGCCCTCAAGCAGGGAAATTACTATACAGCGATCGCTAACCTTGAACCACTAGCCAAAAATCAAACCGAAGAAAAGATTTATTTACAAGCACAAGTGGGGTTAGTTATGTCCTATGCCCGCACTGGCGAAGTCTCCAAAGCGATCGTCCTGTGCCAAAATTTGATCGCCAATAGTAGTCCCCAAGTTCAAGAGTGGTCAAAACTTGCTCTTGAACACCTGCATAAACGCAAAAACCAGCAGAAAAAATCTCGCAAACCTAAGACTGGACTTATCTCCGGTTTAACCAATTCCTCACAACAGCCACAAACCGCTTATGTTGGGGCTGATAGTAATACTCATATTCAACCCGTTAGCATTTATTGGCGAAATGCTAGACGTGCTAAAGTCTGGCAACCCCTTCGCAAGCCTAATATTATTCCCTCCCGACTGCTTGCCCTCTTCACATTCATGGCACTATTTTGGACGTGCCGAGAAGTGCTGAAATTTGGATTGGGTTCAATTAATCAAATTCTATATCAACTACCATACTTAGAACCCATCCAGATTTTATATCGCGATCCTAGTAACTTGATTTTAGGGTTATTTATAATCTTAATGGTATCATCCCCTTGGTTACTCGACTGGGCACTAACGAGATTTTCTGGCCAGGAAGAGTTGTCCAAAGAAAAATTAAACTCCTACAGTCGGGAAACAGTAAGGGTATTACAAAGGGCTTGTCAACAGCGGAGCTGGACTACTCCCCAACTGAGGATATTACCAATTGCTGCCCCCATGATTATCAGTTATGGCAACCTGCCCCGCACAGCCAGAATAACTGTTAGTCAAGGCTTATTAGAACAACTGGCAGATGATGAAATAGCCGCCATCTATGCTTTATCCTTGGGGCAAATTGGGCGTTGGGACTTTGGGGTGATGTCCTTAGTGCTACTCGTAACCATGCCATTTTATGGCATATATCAGCAAGTGTCAGTTTGGGGAAATCATCATCAGAGTAAAATTTGGCGTTGGCCAGGTACAGCTTTAGCCGCCATTAACTATGGAATTTGGTGTCTGTTCACAGGCACAGCCTTACTTAATTCTCGGTTGCGACTTTACCATAGCGATCGCCTGTCCGCAGAAATCACCGGTAATCCCAATGGACTAATTCGCGCCTTATTGAAAATATCCATTGGTGTAGCTCATGATGTCAGACTCAAAGAACAGACCTGCTGGCAGTTAGAAAGCCTGAATCTCCTTTCGCCCGTCGCATACCAGCACAGCATAGTTTTAGGTAGCAGCGCAGGTCATCTACCTTTTGAATCATTTTTAAAATGGGAAAATTTTCATCCCTACCGTCAATGGTTAACAATCAACAGTTGTCATCCAGCAATAGGCGATCGCATCGAACGTCTTTGTGAAATAGCCCGCCATTGGCATTTGGACACCGAATTATATCAAACAACCCCATCACAACCCATCCTCATTAAGCCCCAAACCTTCTGTTTACAAATTGCCCCTTGGTTGGGAATCCCCCTTGGTCTTCTCTTCGCCTGTCTGATTTGGTTAGTTTGGCAAACAGCATACACCTTACATTTGTTAAACTTAAAATGGATTTATGATAATTGGTCTTTTGTTACAGGTTGTATGTTAATTGGTTTTAGCATTGGCACAGTCATGCGAATAAATGCTTTATTTCCCGAAATTATCCCTGCAAATGTTCAAAAAGACGAAAACTTGATCAACTTATTAGCAGATCCAGCAATTTTACCAATTGATAGCACTAAAATCCGTTTTACTGGTAAACTGTTAGGCCGTCCCGGAATTGGTAATTGTTTAGCACAAGACCTAATCCTACAAACTAGCCAAGGTTTAATGAAATTACATCATATTCCCTGGTTAGGAAAGTCATTCAATCCTCAAGACTTGATTGGCAGACAAATCACTGTCACAGGTTGGTTACGACGTGGGGCAACTCCCTGGATTGATCTCCAAACCCTAGAAACCCAAAGTGGCAAAAAAATTTATAGCCCTCATCCTATTTGGTCTACTGTCGTCGCAGTCGTTGCCCAAGCTTGGGGTGCTTATATTATGCTTACAGGGTCTTAG
- a CDS encoding peptide chain release factor 3 — MSIELQTELGQAVEQRRNFAIISHPDAGKTTLTEKLLLYGGAIHEAGAVKARRDQRKVTSDWMAMEQQRGISVTSTVLQFAYRNCQINLLDTPGHQDFSEDTYRTLAAADNAVMLIDAAKGLEPQTRKLFEVCKMRGIPIFTFVNKLDRPGREPIDLLDEIEKELGLQTYAVNWPIGMGDRFKGVFDRQQQQVHLFERSFHGSKEARETVLDIGDPQLETLLEKELYHQLKDELELLEGVCPELDLDLVHAGKMTPVFFGSAMTNFGVELFLENFLDFALKPGTHSSSVGDIPPTYPEFTGFIFKLQANMDPKHRDRVAFVRVCTGKFEKDMTVNHARTGKVVRLSRPQKLFAQERESIDVAYPGDVIGLNNPGVFAIGDTIYTGQKLEYEGIPYFSPELFATLRNPNPSKFKQFQKGVSELREEGAVQIMYSTDEAKREPILAAVGQLQFEVVQFRLQNEYGVETILDLLPYSVARWVLGGWEALKQVGRLFNTTTVKDSMGRPVLLFRNEWNCQQLEGDHPGLKLSAIAPVFSHQQSVES; from the coding sequence ATGTCCATTGAACTGCAAACAGAACTAGGTCAAGCGGTGGAACAGCGTCGCAACTTTGCGATTATTTCTCACCCTGATGCTGGTAAAACTACCTTGACTGAAAAACTATTATTGTACGGGGGTGCTATCCACGAAGCTGGAGCAGTCAAAGCCCGCAGAGACCAGCGGAAAGTGACTTCTGACTGGATGGCAATGGAACAACAACGGGGAATTTCCGTCACTTCAACGGTGTTACAATTTGCCTATCGTAACTGTCAAATTAATTTACTTGACACTCCTGGACACCAAGATTTTAGTGAAGACACCTATCGGACATTAGCAGCGGCAGATAATGCGGTTATGCTGATTGATGCGGCTAAAGGTTTAGAACCGCAAACCCGGAAATTGTTTGAAGTCTGTAAAATGCGGGGGATTCCCATTTTCACCTTTGTGAATAAACTTGACCGTCCAGGTAGAGAACCCATAGATTTGTTGGATGAAATTGAGAAAGAACTGGGATTACAGACATACGCAGTGAATTGGCCTATTGGTATGGGCGATCGCTTCAAAGGAGTTTTTGACCGCCAACAACAGCAAGTTCATTTATTTGAACGGAGTTTTCATGGTAGTAAGGAAGCAAGGGAAACTGTTCTTGATATAGGCGATCCCCAACTAGAAACCTTACTAGAAAAAGAACTTTACCACCAACTAAAAGACGAATTAGAACTCTTAGAAGGAGTTTGTCCAGAACTAGATTTAGACCTGGTACACGCTGGCAAAATGACCCCAGTATTTTTTGGTAGCGCCATGACCAACTTTGGGGTGGAATTATTCCTGGAAAACTTCCTCGACTTTGCCCTCAAACCAGGTACACATAGCAGCAGCGTCGGCGATATTCCCCCCACTTATCCAGAATTTACCGGATTTATTTTCAAACTCCAAGCCAACATGGACCCCAAACACCGCGATAGAGTAGCTTTTGTCCGGGTTTGCACAGGCAAGTTTGAAAAAGATATGACAGTAAATCATGCTCGAACTGGCAAAGTTGTCCGTCTATCTCGTCCGCAAAAACTATTTGCCCAAGAAAGAGAATCTATTGATGTTGCTTATCCAGGGGACGTGATTGGTTTAAATAATCCGGGTGTTTTTGCAATTGGCGATACTATTTATACAGGACAAAAACTAGAATATGAGGGAATTCCTTATTTCTCACCGGAACTTTTTGCTACTTTGAGAAACCCCAACCCGTCGAAATTTAAGCAGTTTCAAAAAGGTGTTTCTGAATTGCGAGAAGAAGGGGCTGTACAAATTATGTATTCAACTGATGAAGCCAAGCGTGAGCCAATTTTGGCAGCGGTTGGTCAGTTGCAATTTGAGGTAGTCCAGTTCCGTTTACAAAATGAGTATGGTGTAGAAACCATTCTTGATTTGTTACCCTACAGTGTCGCCCGTTGGGTTTTGGGTGGTTGGGAAGCCTTAAAACAGGTGGGACGTTTATTCAATACCACCACTGTTAAAGATAGCATGGGACGACCTGTGTTGTTATTCCGCAATGAATGGAATTGTCAACAGTTAGAAGGTGATCATCCAGGATTGAAGTTAAGTGCGATCGCACCCGTCTTTTCCCATCAACAATCGGTAGAGAGTTAG
- a CDS encoding ATP-binding response regulator encodes MSLILIIEDENSIRLNLQEFLELVNFSVITAVNGKIGLQLAKHRHPDLIICDITMPELSGYEVLTELRRDPKLADVPFIFITAKAERYDFRQSMELGADDYITKPFQPHEILEAVNARLKRHSISNQAYLEESQKLEILEQEIKKNRSELQDSQQLAQMRGNLLDQVSQDLRNPLSNINMAICMLKQVNNEKDRDKYLLILQQECKRQIEILNEMSSLQELLTDENAKLLRTYKLLGKL; translated from the coding sequence ATGAGCTTAATTCTAATTATTGAGGATGAAAATTCGATTCGGTTAAATCTCCAAGAATTTTTAGAACTAGTAAATTTCTCGGTTATTACCGCCGTAAATGGCAAAATTGGCTTACAGTTAGCTAAACATAGACACCCAGATTTAATTATCTGTGATATTACGATGCCAGAATTGAGTGGATATGAGGTGTTAACAGAACTCAGACGTGATCCTAAGTTGGCTGATGTCCCGTTCATTTTTATAACCGCTAAAGCAGAGCGCTATGATTTTCGTCAAAGCATGGAATTAGGTGCGGATGATTATATTACCAAACCTTTTCAGCCTCATGAAATTTTAGAAGCAGTCAATGCTCGTTTAAAACGACATTCAATTTCTAATCAAGCATATTTAGAAGAGTCCCAAAAATTAGAAATACTCGAACAGGAAATCAAAAAAAATCGGTCGGAACTGCAAGACTCTCAGCAACTAGCGCAAATGCGAGGTAATCTCCTAGATCAAGTCTCCCAAGACTTACGCAATCCGCTTTCTAATATCAACATGGCAATTTGTATGCTTAAACAGGTTAATAATGAAAAAGATAGAGACAAATATTTATTGATATTACAGCAAGAATGTAAACGACAAATTGAGATATTAAATGAGATGAGTAGCTTACAGGAATTACTAACAGATGAAAATGCTAAGTTGCTGAGAACTTACAAACTATTGGGAAAACTTTAA
- a CDS encoding response regulator gives MRKKFWKNCLTVGYKVETEINGLNVIPQVKMSIPDLIVLDIVLPDISGFEICEQLQSDTLTQGIPIIFMTALADTVDKVKGLSLGAVDYITLQRQQASFTSDFCCICNSHLLRKHNSNNSLLLIYALN, from the coding sequence ATAAGGAAAAAATTTTGGAAAAATTGCCTAACTGTAGGTTACAAGGTCGAGACGGAGATAAATGGTCTAAATGTCATCCCACAAGTAAAGATGAGTATTCCTGATTTAATCGTGCTAGATATTGTGTTACCTGATATTAGCGGATTTGAAATTTGTGAGCAACTTCAATCTGATACCCTGACTCAGGGTATTCCGATAATTTTCATGACGGCTTTAGCTGATACTGTGGATAAAGTCAAAGGTTTAAGTTTAGGTGCTGTAGATTATATCACCCTACAAAGACAGCAGGCCAGTTTTACTTCTGACTTCTGCTGTATCTGTAATAGTCACCTATTGAGGAAGCACAATTCTAATAATAGTTTGCTTCTTATATATGCTCTCAATTAA
- a CDS encoding hybrid sensor histidine kinase/response regulator, translating to MKTILIIEDEPQIRDNLREILHLSDFDTLVAENGLQGLELAKDKHPDLIICDLMMPELDGYGVLTQLRQNSDTATIPLIFLTAKSNWSDLRRGMELGADDYLTKPFQTEQLLQAITTRLDKQAISDQQTQEKLNTLSRSISFSLPHEINTPLNHILGISNLLIEEYDILSREESLEMMASINKAGKRLHKLTINFLMYAEIELLVSNSEKIAALRNYGVQVFVKSIIENTALNIAKNFNREADLSIDISDAMVKLSAAKLTKITEEIIDNAFKFSQPNTPVKIIGHSDNDTFHLFIIDHGRGMTQEQISNVGAYAQFERKMYEQQGSGLGLLIAKRLVELHGGEFLIESIYKKQTIIRIVLPQ from the coding sequence ATGAAAACAATTTTAATTATTGAAGATGAACCTCAAATTAGAGATAATCTTCGGGAAATATTACACTTATCAGACTTTGATACATTAGTTGCAGAAAATGGGTTACAGGGTTTAGAATTGGCTAAAGATAAACATCCTGATTTAATTATTTGTGATTTGATGATGCCTGAGTTAGATGGATATGGTGTATTAACTCAACTGCGTCAGAATAGTGATACTGCAACAATTCCTTTAATTTTCTTAACTGCTAAGTCAAATTGGTCTGATTTACGTCGAGGCATGGAACTTGGTGCTGATGATTATTTAACTAAGCCTTTTCAGACTGAACAATTGCTGCAAGCAATTACTACTAGATTGGATAAACAAGCAATATCTGACCAACAAACTCAGGAAAAATTGAATACTTTAAGTAGAAGTATTAGTTTTTCATTACCTCATGAAATTAATACTCCTCTTAATCATATTCTAGGAATATCCAATTTATTAATTGAGGAGTATGATATTCTTTCTAGAGAAGAAAGTTTAGAAATGATGGCATCAATTAATAAAGCTGGTAAACGTTTACATAAATTAACTATAAATTTTCTTATGTATGCAGAAATAGAATTATTGGTATCTAATTCTGAAAAAATAGCAGCTTTAAGAAACTATGGAGTCCAAGTTTTCGTAAAATCAATTATTGAAAATACAGCTTTAAATATTGCCAAAAATTTTAATAGGGAGGCAGATTTAAGTATTGATATATCAGATGCAATGGTGAAATTATCGGCAGCTAAATTGACTAAAATTACTGAAGAAATTATTGATAATGCTTTTAAATTTTCCCAACCCAATACACCTGTAAAAATCATAGGACATAGTGATAATGATACTTTCCATCTATTTATAATTGATCACGGACGTGGTATGACTCAGGAGCAAATTAGTAATGTTGGAGCTTATGCTCAATTTGAACGTAAAATGTATGAACAGCAAGGTTCTGGTTTAGGGTTATTAATTGCTAAAAGGTTAGTAGAACTGCATGGAGGAGAGTTTTTAATTGAGAGCATATATAAGAAGCAAACTATTATTAGAATTGTGCTTCCTCAATAG
- a CDS encoding putative bifunctional diguanylate cyclase/phosphodiesterase, with product MNTILIIEDERQIRENIQEILELHGFITVTAEDGLEGLRMAEKHHPDIILCDVMMPNLDGYGLIEALRQKPLTAEIPFIFLTAKAEHRDQRQGMLLGADDYLTKPFEVNELLEAISTRLEKRQLLTQRYKTQIQQMETEIYDLVRHDSLTGLPNQLFLEEYFNQNRLQAYNQNQFLPLLLIDINFVYHTKLLFKPSFKHLLMKDVAAQLNKLNSSNQTIDFMAYLETDQLALLLKPVQDGSIAADISQQILDSLSQPLIVNVNDQEISVQAKIGIACYPNDALQLGELLTHAEVTLEHYRLENGNFYRFYNQEILDVVFRKLILESDFLQAIENKEFQLYYQPQINITTEKVVGVEALIHWQHPEYGIISPAEFIPIAEQSGFIIPLGEWILRRACQQLKNLQAEGLANFKLAVNISPFQFTQENFVQNINDIITNENFNPELLELELTETVFIQDIELVKEKIDMLKNYRIQVSIDDFGTGYSSFKYLHEFSFSHLKIDRYFISNVDKVENKQCILQSIIQLANTLKVNIIAEGVETNEEVNWLKQNNCEVIQGYFLSRPLSIEDLKVFLLANN from the coding sequence ATGAATACAATTTTGATTATTGAAGATGAGCGTCAAATCAGAGAAAACATTCAGGAGATTCTTGAACTACATGGGTTTATTACCGTCACTGCAGAAGATGGATTAGAAGGTTTACGCATGGCAGAGAAACATCACCCAGATATAATTCTTTGCGATGTAATGATGCCTAATCTAGATGGATATGGATTGATTGAAGCACTACGTCAAAAACCATTGACTGCGGAAATTCCTTTTATTTTTCTGACTGCTAAAGCAGAACACCGTGATCAGCGTCAAGGTATGCTACTGGGTGCGGATGACTATTTAACTAAGCCTTTTGAGGTTAATGAACTACTTGAGGCTATTTCTACAAGATTAGAAAAACGTCAACTATTAACCCAACGTTATAAAACTCAGATTCAGCAAATGGAAACTGAGATATATGATCTAGTTCGTCATGATAGTTTAACTGGTTTACCCAATCAACTTTTTTTAGAAGAGTATTTTAATCAAAACCGTCTTCAAGCTTACAATCAAAATCAATTTTTACCGTTGTTGCTAATTGACATAAATTTCGTCTATCACACTAAGTTATTATTTAAACCCAGTTTTAAACACTTATTAATGAAGGATGTAGCTGCACAATTAAATAAGCTAAACTCTTCTAATCAGACTATTGATTTCATGGCTTATTTAGAAACTGACCAACTAGCATTGTTGTTAAAGCCAGTCCAAGATGGAAGTATTGCGGCTGATATTTCTCAACAAATTTTAGATAGTTTGTCACAACCTTTAATTGTTAATGTTAATGATCAGGAAATATCTGTGCAAGCTAAAATTGGGATTGCTTGTTATCCAAATGATGCACTGCAATTAGGAGAACTGCTAACTCATGCAGAAGTAACCCTAGAGCATTATAGATTGGAAAATGGTAATTTTTATCGTTTTTATAATCAAGAAATCCTCGATGTTGTCTTTAGAAAACTTATTTTAGAATCTGATTTTTTACAGGCAATTGAGAACAAAGAATTTCAACTTTATTATCAGCCACAAATCAATATTACCACTGAGAAAGTGGTTGGTGTTGAAGCATTGATTCATTGGCAACATCCAGAATACGGTATAATTTCTCCAGCAGAATTTATTCCTATTGCTGAACAATCAGGTTTTATTATTCCTCTGGGAGAATGGATTTTAAGAAGAGCTTGTCAGCAATTGAAAAATTTACAAGCAGAGGGACTAGCTAATTTTAAATTAGCTGTAAATATATCCCCTTTTCAGTTTACACAAGAAAATTTCGTTCAAAATATTAATGATATCATTACCAACGAAAATTTTAACCCAGAACTATTAGAATTAGAACTCACAGAAACTGTGTTTATTCAAGATATTGAACTTGTGAAGGAAAAAATAGATATGTTAAAGAATTATAGAATTCAAGTATCAATTGATGATTTTGGTACAGGGTACTCATCGTTTAAATATCTGCACGAATTTTCGTTTAGTCATTTAAAAATAGATCGGTATTTTATTAGCAATGTTGATAAAGTTGAAAATAAACAGTGTATTCTACAAAGTATTATTCAGTTGGCAAATACTTTGAAGGTTAATATTATTGCTGAAGGAGTAGAAACAAATGAAGAGGTAAATTGGTTGAAACAAAATAATTGTGAGGTTATTCAAGGATATTTTTTAAGCCGTCCTTTATCAATAGAGGATTTGAAAGTTTTTTTATTAGCTAATAACTAA
- a CDS encoding DUF1361 domain-containing protein, with translation MKAEVIELITTVFHVLQVNLRWMTWNLFLAFIPLALSVWLFRKKRGGSWIWWLGFLSFYAFLPNAPYLLTDVIHLIDDIRRVQSVWMITLVLIPVYFVVIFGGFEAYVISLINLGYYLHRTGKSKWIFSVELMTHALSAVGIYWGRFLRFNSWDFITQPDAIITKGVEEILGKQPLVIITITFVILWGLYWFMKRITLGFVNNGNTSQLNDHHIHNIN, from the coding sequence ATGAAAGCAGAAGTGATTGAATTAATAACAACGGTTTTCCATGTTTTACAAGTTAATCTGCGGTGGATGACTTGGAATTTATTTTTGGCTTTTATTCCTTTAGCTTTAAGTGTTTGGCTATTTCGCAAAAAACGCGGAGGTTCATGGATTTGGTGGCTAGGATTTTTGAGTTTCTATGCTTTTTTACCAAATGCACCTTACTTATTAACTGATGTTATTCATTTAATAGATGATATCCGGCGAGTTCAATCAGTATGGATGATTACATTAGTGTTAATACCTGTGTATTTTGTAGTCATTTTTGGTGGATTTGAAGCCTATGTTATATCTTTGATAAATTTGGGTTACTATTTACACCGAACTGGTAAAAGCAAATGGATTTTTTCTGTTGAATTGATGACTCATGCTCTTTCTGCTGTTGGTATTTATTGGGGACGATTTTTACGGTTTAACAGTTGGGACTTTATTACTCAACCAGATGCGATAATCACGAAAGGTGTAGAGGAAATACTTGGTAAACAGCCGTTAGTCATTATTACGATTACTTTTGTAATTCTTTGGGGTTTGTATTGGTTTATGAAACGAATTACTTTGGGTTTTGTTAACAATGGTAATACTTCACAACTAAATGATCATCATATTCATAATATTAACTAA
- a CDS encoding TlyA family RNA methyltransferase — translation MKLVKQRLDTLLVDLGLCASRQQAQRLIQAGEVTVNQHKIDKVGTEVDITAQIQVKERPPFVSRGGEKLAKALEFFEISVTDRICLDGGISTGGFTDCLLQAGAKQVYGVDVGYGQVDWKIRNDQRVVLKERTNLRQLQPEELYAENAIFPDLIVVDVSFISLTKILPAVWQLTQAPREAVLLVKPQFEVGKSRIGKKGVVRDPDDQADAIFNVMKGALEIGWKYQGLTWSPITGPAGNIEYLLWLGMEREIIPPTLAAIQEITKEVIQEFGKK, via the coding sequence GTGAAATTAGTTAAACAACGATTAGATACATTATTAGTAGATTTGGGATTATGTGCTTCCCGTCAACAAGCACAACGGCTAATTCAAGCCGGAGAAGTAACTGTAAATCAACATAAGATTGATAAAGTCGGCACAGAAGTTGATATTACCGCCCAAATTCAAGTTAAAGAACGTCCTCCTTTTGTTTCTCGTGGTGGGGAAAAACTGGCTAAAGCTTTAGAATTTTTTGAGATTTCTGTAACTGATAGGATTTGTTTAGACGGCGGAATTTCCACTGGAGGCTTTACTGATTGTTTATTACAAGCCGGTGCAAAACAAGTTTATGGTGTAGATGTTGGTTATGGACAAGTTGATTGGAAAATCAGAAATGATCAACGAGTAGTTTTAAAAGAACGTACCAATTTACGTCAACTACAACCAGAGGAATTATATGCTGAAAATGCCATATTTCCTGATTTGATAGTTGTGGATGTTTCGTTTATTTCTTTAACCAAAATTTTGCCGGCGGTATGGCAATTAACACAAGCTCCCAGAGAGGCTGTATTGCTGGTAAAACCTCAATTTGAGGTTGGCAAGTCTCGCATCGGTAAAAAAGGTGTTGTCCGCGATCCTGATGACCAAGCTGATGCAATTTTTAATGTTATGAAAGGGGCTTTAGAAATAGGATGGAAATATCAAGGTTTAACTTGGTCACCAATAACAGGACCTGCGGGAAATATTGAATATCTTTTATGGTTGGGAATGGAAAGGGAAATCATACCCCCAACATTAGCAGCAATTCAAGAAATTACTAAAGAAGTAATTCAGGAGTTTGGGAAAAAATGA
- a CDS encoding Calvin cycle protein CP12: protein MVSINEVINGKKTIEAAILEAITEARTTCTENGNNSPNCAVAWDIVEELQAEKAHQKQAKHRKTALEDYCEMYPDALECLIYDL, encoded by the coding sequence ATGGTCTCCATAAACGAAGTTATCAATGGTAAAAAAACCATTGAAGCAGCAATTCTTGAAGCTATTACGGAAGCGCGGACAACCTGTACAGAAAATGGCAATAATTCCCCTAATTGTGCAGTAGCTTGGGATATTGTCGAAGAATTGCAAGCCGAAAAAGCCCATCAAAAACAAGCAAAACACCGCAAAACAGCCTTAGAAGACTACTGCGAAATGTATCCAGATGCCTTGGAGTGTTTGATTTACGATCTTTAA
- a CDS encoding GTP-binding protein, with the protein MNRNLQETHLTRARASLRQALSWYGYLRKSGQLAANPELASLLKPEIETLNTTLNKLDANVIRIAAFGLVSRGKSAVLNSLLGEKILQTGPLNGVTQWPRSVPWKPGDKVLVELIDTPGLDEIAGDSRAQMARDVARQADLILFVVSGDITRTEYQGLLELRQAQKPLILVFNKIDLYPDTDKNAIYKNLQQLGAGNTQNQPLLPDEIVMISAEPAPMEVRVEYADGSFTSEWETPPPQVDELKQTILNILNREGRSLLALNALIQARESEENIAQKTVHIREKEAEDIIWKFSQYKAIAIGLNPIAFLDIIGGLITDLALIRALAKLYGLPMTSYEASELLKTILFSSGGLLLSEIGSSFILGLGKSAAAIGSGDNPFNITTFFGSAIAQGGIAGYGAYTVGKAAQLYLEKGCTWGQLGANTVIQEILSQVDKNTILYRLQQELGGNFGEF; encoded by the coding sequence ATGAATCGTAACCTACAAGAAACCCATTTAACCCGCGCCCGTGCTAGTCTTAGACAAGCATTATCTTGGTATGGATATCTCCGTAAATCGGGACAACTAGCCGCAAATCCAGAATTAGCAAGTTTGCTAAAACCAGAAATAGAAACTTTAAATACCACACTCAATAAATTAGATGCAAATGTCATTAGAATTGCGGCTTTTGGTTTAGTCAGTCGCGGAAAATCAGCAGTATTAAATTCTTTATTGGGAGAAAAAATTCTGCAAACCGGACCCCTAAATGGTGTCACTCAATGGCCACGTTCTGTACCTTGGAAACCCGGAGATAAGGTATTAGTCGAATTAATTGATACCCCCGGTTTAGATGAAATTGCCGGAGATTCACGGGCGCAAATGGCACGAGACGTAGCGCGTCAAGCTGATTTAATATTGTTTGTGGTTTCTGGGGATATTACGAGAACTGAATATCAAGGATTATTAGAATTACGTCAAGCCCAAAAACCTTTAATTTTGGTATTTAATAAAATTGATTTATATCCCGATACAGACAAAAATGCAATTTATAAAAATCTTCAACAATTAGGGGCAGGAAATACCCAAAATCAGCCATTGTTACCCGATGAAATTGTCATGATATCGGCTGAACCTGCACCAATGGAAGTGAGAGTAGAATATGCAGATGGAAGCTTTACTTCTGAATGGGAAACACCGCCACCGCAAGTAGATGAATTAAAGCAAACAATCTTAAATATATTAAATCGAGAAGGACGATCTCTTTTAGCCTTAAATGCACTAATTCAAGCTAGAGAATCCGAAGAAAATATTGCTCAAAAAACCGTTCATATCCGCGAAAAAGAAGCAGAAGATATTATTTGGAAGTTTAGCCAATATAAAGCCATAGCTATTGGCTTAAATCCTATTGCTTTTTTAGATATAATTGGTGGTTTAATTACGGATTTAGCCTTAATTCGGGCATTAGCTAAATTGTATGGTTTACCCATGACTAGCTATGAAGCCAGTGAATTATTAAAAACAATTTTATTTAGTTCTGGTGGTTTATTATTAAGTGAAATTGGCAGTAGTTTTATATTAGGTTTAGGTAAAAGTGCCGCAGCTATAGGCAGTGGTGATAATCCTTTTAATATTACTACTTTTTTCGGGAGTGCGATCGCCCAAGGTGGGATTGCCGGTTACGGTGCTTATACAGTCGGTAAAGCCGCCCAGTTATATCTAGAAAAAGGCTGTACTTGGGGACAATTGGGCGCTAATACCGTCATTCAGGAAATTTTATCTCAAGTTGATAAAAACACGATTTTGTATCGCTTACAGCAAGAATTAGGCGGTAATTTTGGCGAATTTTGA